The Caretta caretta isolate rCarCar2 chromosome 5, rCarCar1.hap1, whole genome shotgun sequence genome contains a region encoding:
- the HTR1A gene encoding 5-hydroxytryptamine receptor 1A, which produces MDVANNTTSPTDQSSARGAGAAVTLSYQLLTSLFLGALILCALLGNACVIAAIALERSLQNVANYLIGSLAVTDLMVSVLVLPMAALYQVLNKWTLGQVTCDIFISLDVLCCTSSILHLCAIALDRYWAITDPIDYVNKRTPRRAAVLISLTWLIGFLISIPPMLGWRTPEDRSDPDACTISKDHGYTIYSTFGAFYIPLLLMLVLYGRIFRAARFRIRKTVKKAEKKKIADTCLTVSPATLQKKSNGEPSKSWKRTVEPKPSACVNGAVRHGEEGAALEVIEVQHYHNSSRTHLPLPSEPCSTPLAPSFEKKNERSTEAKRKMALARERKTVKTLGIIMGTFILCWLPFFIVALVLPFCDSECYMPDWLGAVINWLGYSNSLLNPVIYAYFNKDFQSAFKKIIKCKFCRQ; this is translated from the coding sequence ATGGATGTGGCCAACAACACTACCTCCCCCACCGACCAGTCCTCCGCGAGGGGCGCGGGCGCCGCGGTGACCCTCAGCTACCAGCTCCTCACCTCCCTCTTCCTGGGCGCCCTCATCCTCTGCGCCCTGCTGGGCAACGCCTGCGTGATCGCGGCCATAGCCCTGGAGCGCTCCCTGCAGAACGTGGCCAACTATCTCATCGGCTCCCTGGCCGTCACCGATCTGATGGTCTCGGTGCTGGTGCTCCCCATGGCCGCCCTCTACCAGGTGCTGAACAAGTGGACGCTGGGGCAGGTCACCTGCGATATCTTCATCTCCCTGGACGTGCTGTGCTGCACCTCCTCCATCCTCCACCTGTGCGCCATCGCCCTGGACAGGTACTGGGCCATCACCGACCCCATCGACTATGTCAACAAGCGGACTCCCAGGCGAGCGGCTGTGCTCATCAGCCTGACCTGGCTCATCGGCTTCTTGATCTCCATCCCGCCCATGCTGGGCTGGCGGACGCCGGAGGACAGGTCGGACCCCGACGCCTGCACCATCAGCAAGGATCACGGCTACACCATCTACTCCACCTTCGGCGCCTTCTACATCCCCCTGCTGCTGATGCTGGTGCTCTACGGGCGGATCTTCAGGGCGGCCCGGTTCCGGATCCGCAAGACCGTCAAGAAAGCGGAGAAGAAGAAGATCGCGGACACCTGCCTGACGGTCTCCCCGGCCACCCTGCAGAAGAAAAGCAACGGGGAGCCCAGCAAGAGCTGGAAGCGGACGGTGGAGCCCAAGCCCAGCGCGTGTGTCAACGGGGCCGTGAGACACGGGGAGGAGGGAGCCGCTCTGGAGGTCATCGAGGTCCAGCATTATCACAACTCCTCCAGAActcacctgcccctgcccagcgaGCCCTGCAGCACCCCGCTGGCCCCATCCTTCGAGAAGAAGAACGAGAGGAGCACCGAGGCCAAGAGGAAGATGGCTCTGGCCAGGGAAAGGAAAACGGTCAAAACCCTGGGCATCATCATGGGCACGTTCatcctctgctggctgcccttcttCATCGTGGCCCTGGTCTTGCCCTTTTGTGACAGTGAGTGCTACATGCCGGACTGGCTGGGGGCAGTCATCAACTGGCTGGGCTATTCCAACTCCCTCCTCAACCCCGTCATCTACGCCTATTTCAACAAAGATTTCCAAAGTGCTTTTAAGAAAATTATCAAGTGCAAGTTTTGCAGGCAGTGA